The following are encoded together in the Glycine max cultivar Williams 82 chromosome 8, Glycine_max_v4.0, whole genome shotgun sequence genome:
- the LOC100786749 gene encoding abscisic acid receptor PYR1 codes for MDKTHSGEEQDPNPTHPTRNHLDPPPGLTPEEFEDLKPSVLEHHTYSVTPTRQCSSLLAQRIHAPPHTVWTVVRCFDNPQAYKHFIKSCHVKEGFQLAVGSTRDVHVISGLPAATSTERLDLLDDDRHVIGFTIVGGDHRLRNYRSVTSVHGFERDGKIWTVVLESYVVDVPEGNTEEDTRLFADTVVKLNLQKLASVTEGMCGDSDGKGNN; via the coding sequence ATGGACAAAACGCACAGCGGGGAGGAGCAGGATCCGAATCCGACGCACCCGACCCGGAACCACCTGGATCCACCACCCGGGTTAACCCCGGAAGAGTTCGAGGACCTCAAACCCTCCGTGCTGGAGCACCATACCTACTCCGTAACCCCCACGCGCCAATGCTCCTCCCTCCTCGCGCAGCGTATCCACGCGCCGCCGCACACGGTGTGGACCGTCGTGCGCTGCTTCGACAACCCGCAGGCTTACAAGCACTTCATAAAGAGCTGCCACGTCAAGGAGGGCTTCCAGCTCGCCGTGGGGTCCACACGCGACGTCCACGTCATCTCCGGGCTACCGGCTGCCACAAGCACCGAGAGGCTTGACCTGCTCGACGACGACCGACACGTCATCGGCTTCACCATCGTCGGGGGCGACCATAGGCTCAGGAACTATAGGTCAGTCACCTCGGTGCACGGGTTCGAACGCGATGGGAAGATCTGGACCGTTGTTTTGGAATCGTACGTCGTGGATGTGCCCGAAGGGAACACCGAGGAGGACACGCGTCTGTTTGCCGATACCGTTGTGAAGCTGAATCTGCAGAAGCTCGCGTCTGTCACCGAAGGAATGTGCGGTGACAGTGATGGTAAGGGTAATAACTAA